Proteins encoded by one window of Thermoanaerobaculia bacterium:
- a CDS encoding tetratricopeptide repeat protein, whose product MTIASRAQAIVRAWEKRPWAGLLLAACLLSYANGLTGDFTYDDKAIVRDNPRIQEWKNLPQIFTTPYFGGPLTNGTSYRPVDLLSFAANWLVHGRYLFGYHAVNVALHVANTWLLFFLFRRRFGETTAGIAALLFAVLPIHVEAVTSIVGRAEVLAAFFLLLSFFAAARARRRQRRYPIGAWMLYFLAILTKESAVVFPGLLFLLDLAGDAGPLLRRIGGRLRRDALFYFGFAAPLAASFAVRFAVLRGFLISKSAGFFELENPLVSLSPWSRIANASAVMVRNLGRIVFPALLSADESAWQLPVFLPRSAIFWAALLAIAALAAAGIALLPRRPAAGFGILFFLVAALPTSNFLFATGTIMAERLMYLPSAGVALAAAAFFPSDAAALTRRPVRASALAAVVLLLLFRAISRNPVWDSDETLFRNLIRTSPDSAKAHYDFAYAEADRKRYRTGYDQYAIATGIYPRYYDAWAGRGRMAGEIGDLAEAIEDGRRSVKIFPTYENGWFTIAYSAERRGDFAAADAAYVEGIRNCPTSYPLAYHRAVFLFRRGRLDEAIEACRRAITLEPDMALNHEDLGRLFFAKGRTEDAEEEWDAALDLFPTDGLALSGLARIAEEQSDFEEAADLRETLFEASRDRSDLLALLSDLARAPNAAREAARRWDGWRRRQPALFSEPEIASRRPES is encoded by the coding sequence ATGACGATCGCCTCGCGCGCCCAGGCCATCGTCCGCGCGTGGGAGAAGCGGCCCTGGGCCGGACTCCTCCTCGCCGCGTGTCTCCTGTCGTACGCCAACGGCCTCACGGGGGACTTCACCTACGACGACAAGGCGATCGTTCGCGACAACCCGCGGATCCAGGAGTGGAAGAACCTTCCCCAGATCTTCACGACGCCCTACTTCGGCGGACCGCTGACGAACGGCACGTCCTATCGCCCCGTCGACCTGCTCTCCTTCGCCGCGAACTGGCTCGTCCACGGGAGATACCTGTTCGGCTACCACGCGGTGAACGTCGCCCTCCACGTCGCGAACACGTGGCTGCTCTTCTTCCTGTTCCGCCGCCGATTCGGTGAGACGACGGCGGGGATCGCGGCCCTCCTTTTCGCCGTCCTGCCGATCCACGTCGAGGCGGTGACGTCGATCGTGGGGCGGGCGGAGGTTCTCGCGGCATTCTTCCTGCTCCTCTCCTTTTTCGCGGCCGCGCGGGCACGGCGGCGGCAACGGCGGTACCCGATCGGCGCATGGATGCTGTACTTCCTCGCGATCCTGACCAAGGAGAGCGCCGTGGTCTTTCCCGGGCTCCTCTTCCTCCTCGACCTCGCCGGCGACGCCGGCCCCCTGCTCCGCCGCATCGGCGGGAGGCTCCGCCGCGACGCCCTCTTCTATTTCGGCTTCGCCGCCCCGCTCGCCGCCTCCTTCGCCGTGCGATTCGCGGTCCTCCGCGGCTTCCTCATCTCGAAGAGCGCGGGCTTTTTCGAGCTCGAGAATCCGCTCGTCTCGCTCTCACCCTGGAGCCGGATCGCCAACGCGTCGGCGGTCATGGTGCGCAACCTCGGCCGGATCGTGTTTCCCGCGCTCCTCTCCGCCGACGAGTCGGCCTGGCAGCTGCCGGTCTTTCTCCCCCGCTCGGCGATCTTCTGGGCCGCGCTCCTCGCGATCGCCGCGCTCGCGGCGGCCGGGATCGCCCTCCTTCCCCGGCGCCCGGCGGCCGGCTTCGGGATCCTTTTCTTCCTCGTCGCCGCGCTGCCGACGTCGAACTTCCTCTTCGCGACCGGGACGATCATGGCGGAGCGGCTCATGTATCTCCCCTCGGCGGGAGTCGCGCTCGCCGCCGCGGCCTTCTTCCCTTCCGACGCCGCCGCGCTCACCCGCCGGCCCGTGCGCGCCTCCGCGCTCGCGGCCGTCGTCCTCCTCCTCCTCTTCCGCGCGATCTCCCGGAACCCGGTCTGGGACAGCGATGAGACGCTCTTCCGCAATCTCATCCGGACCTCTCCGGACAGCGCGAAGGCTCACTACGACTTCGCCTACGCGGAGGCCGATCGGAAGCGCTATCGCACCGGATACGACCAGTACGCGATCGCCACGGGGATCTATCCCCGGTACTACGACGCGTGGGCCGGGCGCGGGCGGATGGCGGGAGAGATCGGCGATCTCGCCGAGGCGATCGAGGACGGGAGGCGCTCGGTCAAGATCTTCCCGACGTACGAGAACGGGTGGTTCACGATCGCGTACTCGGCCGAGCGGCGCGGCGACTTCGCCGCGGCGGACGCCGCGTATGTCGAAGGAATCCGGAACTGCCCGACGTCCTATCCGCTCGCGTACCACCGCGCGGTCTTTCTCTTCCGGCGGGGGCGGCTCGACGAGGCGATCGAAGCCTGCCGCCGCGCGATCACCCTCGAGCCGGACATGGCCTTGAATCACGAGGACCTCGGGCGGCTCTTCTTCGCGAAGGGCCGGACCGAGGATGCCGAGGAGGAATGGGACGCCGCGCTCGACCTCTTCCCGACCGACGGCCTCGCGCTGTCCGGGCTCGCCCGGATCGCGGAGGAGCAGAGCGATTTCGAGGAGGCGGCGGACCTGCGGGAAACGCTGTTCGAGGCGAGCCGGGATCGCTCCGACCTGCTGGCGCTCCTGTCGGACCTCGCGCGAGCGCCCAACGCCGCGCGAGAGGCGGCGCGGCGGTGGGACGGGTGGCGCCGCCGGCAGCCGGCGCTCTTCTCGGAGCCGGAGATCGCGTCGCGGCGTCCGGAAAGCTAG